Part of the Erinaceus europaeus chromosome 5, mEriEur2.1, whole genome shotgun sequence genome is shown below.
CCCTACACGACAGCCCCTCACCTCAGCCCCCTACACAACAGCCCCTCACCTCAGCCCCCTACACAACAGCCCCTCACCTCAGCCCCCCACACGCCGCCCCTCACCTCAGTGCGCACTGCACACCGGTCTCATCCCCGTAGGCAGAGTAGAGCAGCTCCACCTCATCAGGCTTCAGGTCCCCAAACACAGAGTTGTTCTGCGTGGACAGGGCAGTGCTGGCGCTCGAGAGGAAGGTGActgagacggggtgggggggtcaggtcTGCGCCCCCAGTGTCCCGTGAGCTCTGCTCTGGGGCAAGCGCAGGTACTTCCTGCACCCGAGACTGGTCCCGTGAGGAGGAAGGAGCCCCTGGCTTGTCTGAAGAGCCACGACCCTCCCTTGGGGAGAGCCCACTGCCCCAGGACACGGCACGCACACTCCTACACACGCGAGCCCACACCGCACCACACAGGCTGACACGTGCAGCTGACCTGTCACACGCCTGCTCGTGCACCGACACGCACACACCGACACGCACTCCTCATGCCCACGCCGGGCCCGCTCACCCTTGCCGCCCCGCTCGTCCTTGCCGCCCAGTGCAGGGAAGCCGGGCAGCAGCTTGCTGGACAGGGAGCTCAGGTCCACCGGGTGGGTCTCGTCCTCTGCAAGAGAGAAGGTCCCTGAGCAGGACCCGCCCCTCTGCCGACCACGCCCCTCGACAGACCACGCCCGCCCCTGAGCAGGCCACGCCCCTCTGCCGACCACGCCCCTCTGCCGACCACCCCCGCCCCTCCACGTCTCACAGCAGACCCACCCCCTCAGCTCACACAAGGGCTCAGAGATCTGGCTAAGCCTCCGCCCACACAGCCACCAAGGGAACCCCTGTCATAAGCACAGGTCGAGGGTCAGGGTGTGGAGTGGGGCTCACGGCCAGGGCAGCAGGGGACTCATCacagggagagggatcaggacaGAGTAGGGGGTCAGGATGGGGGGGGAGTCAGGACAGGATGGGGGTCATGATGGGGGGAGTCAGGACAGGGTGGGGGATCAGGATGGGGGGAGTCAGGACAGAGTGGGGGGTCAGGACAGGGTGGGGGGGGTCAGGACAGGGTGGGGGATCAGGATGGGGGGAGTCAGGACAGGGTGGGGTAAGGACAGGGTGGGGGGTCAGGACAGGGGTCAGCACTGGTGGTGTCTGGCTGCAGGCAAGTAGGCATGTGGCCGTGGGTCCGTGGGCACGCACCTTCGGCATCGGGCTCAACACAGCTGACCACGCTGTAGAGAAGGCTGCCGTCCCCGCCCCTCTTCAGGTAACCCATCTGCAAGAGGGCGTCCGAGGGGCCCTGGTCACCCTACGGCCTCCACGCTGTCCCCAGGGCCAGGCCGGTGTCCCCACGTCCCCCAGAGCTGGCACCCCTGCCCCACTGCAGGACCCCCGAGACGGCTCCCAGAGCAACagcaagggggaagggagggccaAGGGGCCTCGGCGCCTGTGAGAGGCTGAGCCGGAGGACTTTCCAGGCGGCGAGGACAGTGTAGGGTCGGGGACACCCCAGGGGAGCCCTAAGCAGATGCCCCAGgaggagcgggggtgggggtcagcTGACCTCTCAGCCCCTTCCCCGCATGCCCGCCACTCTGGGTACCCACCTTGCCCCCTGGCAGGAAGCGGCTGAGCCTGTCTCGAGCCTCATCAGCCGCGTGCTCCACCAGGGCCAGCACGTGCTCCTCTGCAGTGCTGTCTGTCAGGCTGCACGCACTGCCCTCAGGCTCCAGCAAGGAGCTGGGGGATATGGGCAGAGgggtcaagaggggaggggacgggggtcagagagcaggggagaggagggtgggGACATGAAGACAAGGGtgcagggagaggagggaaggaacacggacagggaagagaggaggaggtaaACAGAAGGGAAGAgcgtggggcaggggagagagggtggggacagggagaaagGTGTGAGGGCCTCAGGGTCACTGTCCAGGGAAGGACTAGAGCAGCCAGTCTCCCCCCCAGGGAGCTCTGCCCGAGGCCATTCCGAGGCCATTCAGGAACGTGACCCAAACCCGGGgagtgcaccaggacccccaacccccagcggCTCTGACCACAGCCCTGGCTCCCAGGACCACCAGCCACCCCTCCAAGACTGACCACAGCCCAGGCCCCAAGCAGGAACCGCCCCCAACCACAATTCAAGCCACTCAGAGGTGCTGGGGGACCACCACAGAAGGTTCTagaagcaggtgggaagcccctGCCAGGAGCTGAGAGGACTGACAGAGGGTCCGGGGTCTGGAGACCGTGACATGGTGAGGTGCAGCCCTGTAAGCAGACTGTGTCAGGCAGACGCCGACCACgtgggggacagagaggacaCACGGCACAGCACCAGGGGACAGTGTTTGGGCAGGGCTCCTGAGCAGTGACAGGACCCAGGGCCTGGCACCCTGCTGGCACCACGGAGATCCCACCCTCAAGCCAACACATTCCTAGCACCCACATGGGGCTGCTCACTCAGCAACACAGCTCCAGGGCCTGGGAACAGGCCTGGGATGGGAGCTAGCACAGCTGGGTAGTGCCCACAGAGAGATCTGGACAGTGTCCAGAGGCATGGACAGTGCCCACAGAGACCCGGGCAGTGCCCACAGAGACCCAGACAGTGCCCACAAAGATCTGCACAGTGcccaaagaaactgagagagtgcCCACAGTGGCCTGGGCAGTGCCCACAGAGACCCAGACAGTGCCCAGAGACCCAGACAGTGCCCACAGAGATCCAGACGGTGCCCACAGAAACTGAGACAGTGCCCACAGAGACCCAGACAGTGCCCACAGAGGCGGCCAGGCAGTGATCACAGAAGGAGTGAGATGACAACACGGCCACACCCGCTGCTGGAGAACGGGGTGAGCGGGGCAGCGGCCTTTACCTGGCCACTTCTCTGCTGGGCCGCTTGGACTTGCGGGCGGTCTCCACGTGCACGGGCACCACCTCGGGCGTGGGGTCCTCGCTGGCTGTGTCCTCGCTGCCCAGCAGGGCGGCCTGCTGAGAGAAATCCATGTCCTGCATGAACGACACGCTGCGCTTCAGAGCCGCCAGGCGCTCCTGCAACAGAGGACAGGCCGCTGacctgagggtgggggagggcagtgCTGGTAAGGGTGTGAAAATGATGGAGGGGACTGGGGGGAAGGGCAGTGATGGAGGAATAACGGGGGGGGATGCTGGTGACGGAGGGAGAGTGGGGAcaaggtggtggtggagggggagtggggatggggggcaccatgttggtggtggagggggaggggggatggggggCACCATAttggtggtggagggggagcgggggtggggggcaccatGCTGGTGGCGGAGGAGAGTGGGGATGGGGGATATCATgttggtggtggagggggaggggggcaccATGTTGGTGGTGGAGAGTGGCGATGGGCACCACGCTGGTGTGGAGAGGACTGGTGTGGGGGTCAGGACGGCTATGATGGGGCCGCAGGCGTGTGGGGAGGCTGCGTGAGGGTTAGGTGAGGACAACCTGGGCCAACCAGGGCAGGCAGGGCCTGGGGAGGGGGACCTGGGCCGACCCCTAgcaaggcagggctgcagctcaCCGACGGGCTCTGGGCTCGGCTCGCTCCCCGACGGTGACACATGCAACCTGGCTCTCGGGTGACCTGGGGCCTCGGGGCGAGAGGCGGCTGGATGCGGCCAGCAGACCCTCAACTGGCTGTGCCCGAGGCGGCAGGAGGACCGGGGCCTCCCCTCGCCCACCCTGAAGCCACGCTGACCGTAGTGAAAGGAGCAGAGCCGAGGGCGCCCGAGGCCGTCCTGAGCCCcggggacgggggtggggtggggtggggtgggtgggggtcggGTCAGCCCTGGGGAAGGGAGCGAGGGCGGCACCCTCAGGCCCCGGGCCCCGCAGACTCTCACTTTGCTCATCATCTTGAAGCCCGCGTGCAGGATCTTCTTGGCCAGCTTGTAGTACACCGTGTCCGGCCGGTTGTACGTCATGGCATTGTCACACATGAGCTTGAAGTCTGCCTGTGAGGAGACGGGCCATCAGCGCCCGTGGACAGAggtggacagggcagggcagcccGAGCGCCCTCAGAAGTGTCCACCCGAGAGGACAGGCCGTCATTGGGGAGAAGCGCGAGGCTCGGTGCAGTCCAGGGCGGGCGGCACGGTCAGCTCCTCTCTGGGCCCCGCGGCGGCCCGAGAGCCTTTTCTAGAGAGTTCTCTGGTGCTGAAGGCACCCGGCCGAGCGGGAGAGCAGCCGATCCCGGTCACCGCCAAGAACGCTTCTCCGCTTCCGCTCCGTGGCTCCTGCGGAGCTGGGGGACCCCCGGCAAACCCTCGGCCCTGGAAGCCGCTTCCGGCCGGTGCCACGGAGGCTTGGAGAGCGAGGAGGGCGAGAGGGATGGGACCCGACCGGCCACCCCCGTGCACGAGGACAGAGGACACGGCCCGGCCCCGGCGCCTCACCTTGAACTCCGTGACCGACTTGTACtcgttggccaggatcttgtcctTCATGGTGCCGAAGTCCATGGGGTGCTTGATTATCATGGAGTAGCCGGGAGCGATGGCGTCCGTGACGGGAAAGGCAAAGAAGCCGTGGGGGTCTTTCCTGAGGCGGAGCCGAGACTCAGACCAGGGTCGCCGCCGCCCAGAGGTCGGGACAACTCTGGCACCCGGCAGGGCGCGGGGCCGACGCCGGCGAGGAGGGGCGAGGAGGGGCGCTGCCCGTGCCCGTGCCCCCAGCCCCGCCCTCACCTCTGCAGCTGGCGGAGGAAGTGCTGCAGCAGCTGCTGGATGGGCGTGCTCTGGCTCTCCGCTGGAGTGAAGAGGCCAGGAGGGGTCAGATGCCGGACGCCGAGACGGTGCCCGCGCACCCCAAGAACGAGGCCGGGAGGTCGGGtggtcctccccccaccccgtcccGGGGACACCTGCCTGGCTGTGTGCGACAGGCCCGCACGGGCCGGTCGGGCGGCGGCTCCACGGCCACCTTCTTGCCCGGGTCAAAGTCGTCGGCCTCCCCCTCCGTGTCGCAGTGCTCCTTCTCCCGCCTGCGCTTCTTCTCCTCCTGCGGGCACAGCCGAGGGGCGCGGTgaggggcggcgggggcggaggtgcccgggggtggggggcgggcggCGCCCCCACCTTGCGCTTCCTCCGCTCTTCGTCGTCCAGGTGGCGCTCCTTCtccgccttcttcttcttcttcttcttcttctccctgtgCCGCTCGCGCTCATGGTCGGACCTGTCGTCGTAGTAGCTGGAGTCGTGGCCGGACCCCGAGAGCTCGGTCACCTCGCTGCCCCCGACCTTGAGGACCAGCTTCAGCGGCTTGTCCAGGGGCTTGTCGGCGTAGTCTGCGGGCGACCCGGGGGCGGGCTGACCTCCGGAGAAGCCCCCGCCCAGACGGCCGCCCTGCACGGGGTCCCTGATCCGGGACGGTGCCACCACCACTTGGGGATGGCCACACCCCGACGAGCACCCCCAGACCCGAGCCTCCGGCTCACTCTCCAGCCCGGCCCTGGGTCAGGTCTCCACCTGCGGTGGTCCCAtctgtccccttccttcctcctgtcctgtccccccaTTTGTCTCTGAATCCTGTCCTGTCCCTTCACCCCACCTGTCCTGTCCCACGTGTCCTGTCCCCCACTTGTCCAGTCCCTCACCTGTCCTGTCCCAACTGTCTTGTCCGCCACCTGTCCTGACCCACCTGTCCTGTCCTTCACCTGTCCTGTCCCCCACCAGTCCTGTCCCGCACCTGTCCTGTCCTCCACCTGTCCTGCCCCCCACCTGTCCTGTCCCACCTGTCGTGTCCCCCACCTGTCGTGTCCCCCACCTGCCGTGTCCCCCACCTGCCCTGTCCCACCTGTCCAGTCCCCCACCAGTCCTGTCCACctgtcctgtctccccacctgtctGCCCCGACCTGTACTGTCTCTCACCTGTCCTGTCCCAAACCTGTCCTGCCCCCCACCTGTCCTGTCCCACCTGTCGTGTCCCCCACctgccctgtcccccacctgccctGTCCCACCTGTCCAGTCCCCCACCAGTCCTGTCCACCTGTCCTGTCCCCCACCTGTCCTGTCCTCCACctgccctgtcccccacctgccctgcccccacctgccctgcccccaaCTGCCCTATCCCCCACctgtcctgtctccccacctgtccTGCCCCCGACCAGTCCTGTCTCCCGACCagtcctgtctccccacctgtctGCCCCGACCTGTACTGTCTCTCACCTGTCCTGTCCCAAACCTGTCCTGCCCCCCACCTGTCCTGTCCCACCTGTCGTGTCCCCCACCTGTCGTGTCCCCCACCTGTCGTGTCCCCCACCTGCCCTGTCCCACACctgccctgtcccccacctgtccTGTCCCACCTGCCCTGTCCCCCACctctcctgtcccccacctgccctGTCCCCCACCagtcctgtcccccacctgccctgtcccccacctgtccTGTCCCCCACCTGTCCTCCACCTGTCCTCCACCTGTCCCGTCCCACCTGTCCCGTTCCCCCTCCTGCCTCATCCATGTCCCGTCAGTCCCCAGCCCGGCCCCACGGTCGCCCGTCGCCTGTCCCCAGCGCGCCCACCCTCGTAGGACGAGCGCCATTCGGCCTTGTGCTTTTTGTGCTTCTTGCCCATGGCGGGCACACCCGTCTCGCCCCACGCACGTCGGAAGGGGCTCCCGGACCGGAAGTGCCGAGTACCGCGCCGAAGGTGACGGAAACTGAGCGCCGGACCGGAAATGACGTCAACCGGCGTTCTACCAGCTTTCCTTTCCCCCCCTCGGAGTGGGCGCGCCTCACGGAAGTGGCCCCGGTGGCTTCCGGGGCGGGCGGCGCGGCCCATTTGAAGCTGTGGCGGCTgcgcggggcggggggcggcggcggggagCCATGGACGACGCGGTGGGCGACCTGAAGCAGGCGCTGCCCTGCGTGGGCGACGGCCCTGCCGTGCACGTGGAGGTGCTGCAGCGGGCCGCCAGGTGAGGGGACACGGGGCGGATGGCTGAGGGGACACGGGGCAGATGGCTGAGGGGACACGGGGCGGATGGCTGAGGGGACACGGGGCGACCGGCTGAGGGGACACGGGGCGGATGGCTGAGGGAACACGGGACGACCGGCTGAGGGGACACAGGGCGGATGGCTGAGGGGACACGGGGCGACCGGCTGAGGGGACACGGGGCGGCCGGCTGAGGGGACACGGGGCGGCCGGCTGAGGGGACACGGGGCGGCCGGCTGAGGGGACACGGGGCGGCCGGCTGAGGGGACACGGGGCGGCCGGCTGAGGGGACACGGGGCGGCCGGCTGAGGGAACACGGGGCAGAGATGGCTGAGGGGACACGGGGCGGGTAGCTGAGGGGACACGGGGCGTGTGGCTGAGGGGACACGGGGCAGATGGCTGAGGGGACACGGGGTATATGGCTGAGGGGACACGGGGTATATGGCTGAGGGGACATGGGGTGGCCGGCTGAGGGGACATGGGGTGGATGACTGAGGGACCTGGGGGGCCGGCTGAGGGGACACGGGGCAGATGGATGAGGGGACACGGGGCGGATGGCTGGCTGTTTGGAGACGTCAGGAAGACACTGGGGTTTCGGCCTGGCTGTGCAAGGGCTGCTCCTACCTGGACGGCCCCCAGGGGTGGCAGAGCTCCCAAGGGTGTCACCAGCTCCTTTCCTGAGTCCCCGCCACCCTACCCTGAGTCCGTGTCCCTGTCCCCGCAGCACCGCCAAGAGGGACGACGTGAAGTTGGCCGTGCGCAAGCTATTGGACAGGCACAGCATCGTGTTTGGCGACTATACATGGACCGAGTTCGACGACCCTTTCCTGGCCAGGCACGTGCGCTCAGTGGCCATCGTGGACACCGAGCTGAAGGCCAAGGCCCCACAGGTGGGTGACCCCAAGCGTCACCCCCACAGGCCTCCGTCCAGGTCTAGGGACCCAAAGAGCAGGGCTAGGCTTCCTGCGGGAGCAACTCATGGCGGTTTAGTTCTGGCTGTGAAAACACCTAGAGATGCGACCCCGGAGAGTGGTTACCATGCTACCAAGGGCCAGAAGCCGGGCATCAGGGCGGCTGTGCAGCCCACATTTTGCTTTCCACGCTTGTGACACTCGCTGTGGGGTTTCCACAGGTGGCAGCCGTGGGATGGCTGGGGGGTTGCTGTGAGGGCCCGTAGGCTAGTCAAGCAGGCCCTGCCCAGCATGACAGAGGGGGTGGGCTGCCTTCTGTGCACCAGACCCCATCTAGTCACTCAGCCTGTGTGGGGCGTCAGACCTGGGCCCGGCCCCGCTGACCCGCCTGCTCCTGTGCAGCCCATCGACCTGAGCGCCGGTGCCGTGCTGCACGTCTTCCAGCTGAACGAGGATGGGCCCAGCAGTGAGAACctggaggaggagacggagagcATCGTGGCCGCCAGTCACTGGGTGCTGCCCgcaggtaggtgggtgggtgggtgggtgggcaagGCCCTTTGTCCTGCCCGGCACAGGGCCCTTTTCAGCTGAGTCAGCTGTCCTGAGGGATGCCCTGGGTTTTGCCAGAGCGGTGTGTGAGGGGTCATGACCTGGTGGCAGGAGGAGGCCTGTGCTCCTCCAGCCCTGCCTCCACCTCCAGGGCCAGGCAGCACATCTGCCCCGTCTGTTCATCTCCACTCTGGGGGCCCTGGGTTGTACTGCCTCAGCTCCCTCAACACTCAGCTCTCTCTTGCAGCCGAGTTTCACGGGCTCTGGGACAGCCTCGTGTACGACGTGGATGTCAAAGCACACGTGAGTGGATCCCTCAGTCCCGGCTCCTCTGCCCTGTCCCCAATCCTGTCCCTGGCTCTGCTGAGGGTTCTGAGTTCAGGCCTGAAGGAGACAGGGTGCCACCCTTAGTGCTGACCCACGCGGCTGCGGGGACGTTACCCTCGCCTCGTCTCTGGATGTGTCGTTAGCCTACCCCAGCCTCAGGTCTGTGGGTGCTGGCATGAAGCATATAGGTTTACCGTGGGTGCTTACAGTAAAGGTACCTGGTGTTGCTGTTACAGTATGTGGGAACAGGGTTTTCCTCCACTCCACCCTGAAGAGCCAGGGTGCTTCCCAGGTACCCCATCCGTAGAGCTAGGGTGCTTTCCAGGGCCTGTGCTGAGGACAGTCTCCTCCATCGAAATCTCCCATCTCTTCAGTTGCTGGACTACGTGATGACAGCCTTGCTGTTCTCCGACAAGAGTGTGGACAGCAACCTCATCACCTGGAACCGAGTGGTGCTGCTTCACGGTGGCTGGACTctcctgggggttggggaggggtgcTGAGTCCTCCCTGCTTGGTGGACAGGGCTGTGAGGGACCGACCTGGAAGCCCTGCTTCTCTGTGAGTCCTCATCTGTGAGTCCTCATCTCTGGGGCATCACCAGCTCCAGGCAAGGACTCCCTGGGGAATGCCACCTCAACGTGCATGTGTCTGTCCTTTGGCTCTGGTGTGTGCAGGGCCAGTCCTGCTTGGCACCCATACACTCTAGGGTTCCCTTGTCTCCCATTTACAGGGAGAGGGATAACGTTTCGGAGCCCCCATTTTCAGGTCTAAGGGTATCGGGCAGTAGGGGGACAGAATGCTTGGGGGCGCTGGCATGTGTGGTGCTCAGCACTGTTACCTCCTTGTGCCCTGGCCCTGGGTCTCCACCACACTGCTCCCTCCCTGAGCCCCAGTTCCACTCAAGCCTGTGTCATCTCCTCTCAGGACCCCCAGGAACTGGGAAGACATCCCTATGCAAAGCATTGGCCCAGAAGTTGACCATCCGGCTCTCAGGCAGGTGGGCTCCATGGCAGCGTGGTGGGGGTCAGGTTCTGcagctgggggcccagggcccccCATGAGTCCCAGCTCACACAGCCTTCCTCGGGTTGGGTGTCCAGGCCACTCAGGCCCGCTCTGCTGGGCACATCCCCCAGCCAGTCCACCTGCAGGCGCCTAGGTCGTGTCCTCCCTCCAGCTGGGCCAGAAAATCTCAGGTTCCCTCCTGCTGGGCCTGCTCTGGCTGTCATCAAGTTTGGAGACTCTGCTGCTTCTGTTTCCTCCTGTGTGTCACACCACGCTGTTTCTGGGCCACTGGTGCTTTTCAGTTTTTAAGTCTAGATTTCTTTTCTGTGGGGGATAGTCATGTGGGGTTCATAGGACACCCCCTGGTCTCAGGCTCCTCCATCgtacttttttcctcctctccaccCATTCCTCTTCTCGTCTGCTTGAAACGGTCGCGTGTGGGGCTGGAGGGTGtcacctctccccctcccactgtGGCCCTGGGCACAAGGATGGATGTCTCCTGCTCCCCCCCCAATAGGTATCGTTATGGGCAGCTGGTTGAGATTAACAGCCACAGTCTGTTCTCCAAGTGGTTCTCAGAGGTGTGTGCCCAGGTGTGAGGGCCCTGTCACTGAGGGCCTGTGgcttggggcagggggagggaggggcagctTGGAGTAGTTTGGGCTCTTGTTTGCCTTACAAACCAAAGGTCTGGTAAGAGGCTGTGGTCTCACCTATAAGGACTCTGCCCACTCCTCAGCCTGTGCcactggggtgggttggggattCTGGGCCCCTGGGGGCTGTAGGGGGGCAGGTGGCTGAGAtgcaggcaggggctgggcagcctTCCTGGCTCTGGGTGTGCTTCTCTAGGGTATCATAAAGTGGGTACTGTGGGCAGTGCTCAGTGCGGCTTCTCGTCTAGAGTGGCAAGCTGGTGACCAAGATGTTCCAGAAGATTCAGGACCTGATTGATGACAAAGACGCTCTGGTGTTTGTGCTAATCGATGAGGTGGGTACCCAGTTCGTGTCCACCCTGCAGGATCAGCGTCCAGCCTGAGCCAAACCTGTGAGGGTCAGTGCTTAGTCTGTGCCCACTCTATGAGTCACACTGCCACAGTGACCAGTGCCCCATCCCCAGGTGGAGAGCCTCACAGCTGCCCGCAACGCATGCAGGGCGGGCACTGAGCCCTCAGATGCCATCCGCGTGGTCAATGCTGTCCTCACCCAGATCGACCAGATTAAACGGTACTTATTACTCAAGCCTGCCGTGAGTTGCGCGCTCTGTCACACAGGGCTCTGATGAACTAGTTCTGACGTGAGTGGGGTGTGTGTATAGGAGACCCTGGGATACTGCAGGAAGTCAGTGACCACTAAAGGCATGGGGACGGTTGAGGGGTCTCGTCCTTTCTGGAAGATGCAGTGTCCAAGCAAGGGCAGGGGCTGTGACCACATTCCCTCCTAAAGCTCTCCAGTGAGGTGACTCAGACTGACTATCCCCCAGGCCCTCCAGTATGGTGACCCCGACTGACCCTGTCCCCCCAAGCACTCCAATGAGGTGACCCCGACTGACCCCCCCCAGGCACTCCAACGTGGTGATCCTGACCACATCCAACATCACTGAGAGGATCGACCTGGCCTTCGTGGACCGGGCTGACATCCGACAGTACATCGGGCCGCCCTCCGCCGCCGCCATCTTCAGGATCCTCCTGTCCTGCTTGGATGAGCTGATGAAGGTGCCGCCTCTTCACCCTCACGGCAGGCCAGATACGGGGTGGGGGTGCTGCCTGTGACGTGTCTTCTGTCCATTGGTGTCAGGACATCTGTCCCCATGGTGCAGGCTGCCATGTCCTGGCTGTGCCCACTGTCAGGTTTGTGTCCCAGTGGGGTGGGGCTGCCATGTCCCCCTGGAATGTGGGCTGACCGTCCCCGTCCCCCAGTGTCAGATCATCTACCCGCGGCAGCAGCTGCTGACACTCCGTGAGCTGGAGATGATAGGC
Proteins encoded:
- the BRD9 gene encoding bromodomain-containing protein 9 isoform X13; the encoded protein is MSASGTGRRRRRRRRRRRRSATWTTKSGGSARRRRSAGGRRSTATRRGRPTTLTRARRWPWSRRPTGPCGPVAHSQAGVPGTGWGEDHPTSRPRSWGARAPSRRPASDPSWPLHSSGEPEHAHPAAAAALPPPAAEERPPRLLCLSRHGRHRSRLLHDNQAPHGLRHHEGQDPGQRVQVGHGVQDFKLMCDNAMTYNRPDTVYYKLAKKILHAGFKMMSKPPLAPRPQVTREPGCMCHRRGASRAQSPSDMDFSQQAALLGSEDTASEDPTPEVVPVHVETARKSKRPSREVASSLLEPEGSACSLTDSTAEEHVLALVEHAADEARDRLSRFLPGGKMGYLKRGGDGSLLYSVVSCVEPDAEGTFSLAEDETHPVDLSSLSSKLLPGFPALGGKDERGGKVTFLSSASTALSTQNNSVFGDLKPDEVELLYSAYGDETGVQCALSLQEFVKDSGSYSRRMVDDLLDQITGGDHSRVLFQLRQRRNAPVKTPDDMKAGDALGGSVLDFMPMKPYSDVSLDISMLGSLGRVKKEPEPEDGPLHLDETAKLLQDLQEAQAERGGSRPSSNLSSLSNASDPQHPPGSPSRLSVGEPPEVAHDPYEFLQSPEPAAPAKS
- the BRD9 gene encoding bromodomain-containing protein 9 isoform X2 — protein: MSASGTGRRRRRRRRRRRRSATWTTKSGGSARRRRSAGGRRSTATRRGRPTTLTRARRWPWSRRPTGPCGPVAHSQAGVPGTGWGEDHPTSRPRSWGARAPSRRPASDPSWPLHSSGEPEHAHPAAAAALPPPAAEERPPRLLCLSRHGRHRSRLLHDNQAPHGLRHHEGQDPGQRVQVGHGVQDFKLMCDNAMTYNRPDTVYYKLAKKILHAGFKMMSKPPLAPRPQVTREPGCMCHRRGASRAQSPSDMDFSQQAALLGSEDTASEDPTPEVVPVHVETARKSKRPSREVASSLLEPEGSACSLTDSTAEEHVLALVEHAADEARDRLSRFLPGGKMGYLKRGGDGSLLYSVVSCVEPDAEGTFSLAEDETHPVDLSSLSSKLLPGFPALGGKDERGGKVTFLSSASTALSTQNNSVFGDLKPDEVELLYSAYGDETGVQCALSLQEFVKDSGSYSRRMVDDLLDQITGGDHSRVLFQLRQRRNAPVKTPDDMKAGDALGGSVLDFMPMKPYSDVSLDISMLGSLGRVKKEPEPEDGPLHLDETAKLLQDLQEAQAERGGSRPSSNLSSLSNASDPQHPPAVTPQAGAGRAGWWGPADTLPPRVPPCPPMAPVAQSTWSQSSDLNKVFSMCACWGFWRCWGSQVLVNTPGAPRYLRRGGSPSWPDWILNFHVLLGCQEQLGPALGKSCLQPQAPAPQLGQAAPDTQRRTQAPQALAPSLTPPPFALSPQHPSGNWVKQVSTSSP
- the BRD9 gene encoding bromodomain-containing protein 9 isoform X6, which gives rise to MSASGTGRRRRRRRRRRRRSATWTTKSGGSARRRRSAGGRRSTATRRGRPTTLTRARRWPWSRRPTGPCGPVAHSQAGVPGTGWGEDHPTSRPRSWGARAPSRRPASDPSWPLHSSGEPEHAHPAAAAALPPPAAEERPPRLLCLSRHGRHRSRLLHDNQAPHGLRHHEGQDPGQRVQVGHGVQDFKLMCDNAMTYNRPDTVYYKLAKKILHAGFKMMSKVTREPGCMCHRRGASRAQSPSDMDFSQQAALLGSEDTASEDPTPEVVPVHVETARKSKRPSREVASSLLEPEGSACSLTDSTAEEHVLALVEHAADEARDRLSRFLPGGKMGYLKRGGDGSLLYSVVSCVEPDAEGTFSLAEDETHPVDLSSLSSKLLPGFPALGGKDERGGKVTFLSSASTALSTQNNSVFGDLKPDEVELLYSAYGDETGVQCALSLQEFVKDSGSYSRRMVDDLLDQITGGDHSRVLFQLRQRRNAPVKTPDDMKAGDALGGSVLDFMPMKPYSDVSLDISMLGSLGRVKKEPEPEDGPLHLDETAKLLQDLQEAQAERGGSRPSSNLSSLSNASDPQHPPAVTPQAGAGRAGWWGPADTLPPRVPPCPPMAPVAQSTWSQSSDLNKVFSMCACWGFWRCWGSQVLVNTPGAPRYLRRGGSPSWPDWILNFHVLLGCQEQLGPALGKSCLQPQAPAPQLGQAAPDTQRRTQAPQALAPSLTPPPFALSPQHPSGNWVKQVSTSSPW
- the BRD9 gene encoding bromodomain-containing protein 9 isoform X5, which encodes MSASGTGRRRRRRRRRRRRSATWTTKSGGSARRRRSAGGRRSTATRRGRPTTLTRARRWPWSRRPTGPCGPVAHSQAGVPGTGWGEDHPTSRPRSWGARAPSRRPASDPSWPLHSSGEPEHAHPAAAAALPPPAAEERPPRLLCLSRHGRHRSRLLHDNQAPHGLRHHEGQDPGQRVQVGHGVQDFKLMCDNAMTYNRPDTVYYKLAKKILHAGFKMMSKPPLAPRPQVTREPGCMCHRRGASRAQSPSAALLGSEDTASEDPTPEVVPVHVETARKSKRPSREVASSLLEPEGSACSLTDSTAEEHVLALVEHAADEARDRLSRFLPGGKMGYLKRGGDGSLLYSVVSCVEPDAEGTFSLAEDETHPVDLSSLSSKLLPGFPALGGKDERGGKVTFLSSASTALSTQNNSVFGDLKPDEVELLYSAYGDETGVQCALSLQEFVKDSGSYSRRMVDDLLDQITGGDHSRVLFQLRQRRNAPVKTPDDMKAGDALGGSVLDFMPMKPYSDVSLDISMLGSLGRVKKEPEPEDGPLHLDETAKLLQDLQEAQAERGGSRPSSNLSSLSNASDPQHPPAVTPQAGAGRAGWWGPADTLPPRVPPCPPMAPVAQSTWSQSSDLNKVFSMCACWGFWRCWGSQVLVNTPGAPRYLRRGGSPSWPDWILNFHVLLGCQEQLGPALGKSCLQPQAPAPQLGQAAPDTQRRTQAPQALAPSLTPPPFALSPQHPSGNWVKQVSTSSPW
- the BRD9 gene encoding bromodomain-containing protein 9 isoform X1, coding for MSASGTGRRRRRRRRRRRRSATWTTKSGGSARRRRSAGGRRSTATRRGRPTTLTRARRWPWSRRPTGPCGPVAHSQAGVPGTGWGEDHPTSRPRSWGARAPSRRPASDPSWPLHSSGEPEHAHPAAAAALPPPAAEERPPRLLCLSRHGRHRSRLLHDNQAPHGLRHHEGQDPGQRVQVGHGVQDFKLMCDNAMTYNRPDTVYYKLAKKILHAGFKMMSKPPLAPRPQVTREPGCMCHRRGASRAQSPSDMDFSQQAALLGSEDTASEDPTPEVVPVHVETARKSKRPSREVASSLLEPEGSACSLTDSTAEEHVLALVEHAADEARDRLSRFLPGGKMGYLKRGGDGSLLYSVVSCVEPDAEGTFSLAEDETHPVDLSSLSSKLLPGFPALGGKDERGGKVTFLSSASTALSTQNNSVFGDLKPDEVELLYSAYGDETGVQCALSLQEFVKDSGSYSRRMVDDLLDQITGGDHSRVLFQLRQRRNAPVKTPDDMKAGDALGGSVLDFMPMKPYSDVSLDISMLGSLGRVKKEPEPEDGPLHLDETAKLLQDLQEAQAERGGSRPSSNLSSLSNASDPQHPPAVTPQAGAGRAGWWGPADTLPPRVPPCPPMAPVAQSTWSQSSDLNKVFSMCACWGFWRCWGSQVLVNTPGAPRYLRRGGSPSWPDWILNFHVLLGCQEQLGPALGKSCLQPQAPAPQLGQAAPDTQRRTQAPQALAPSLTPPPFALSPQHPSGNWVKQVSTSSPW